In Malus sylvestris chromosome 16, drMalSylv7.2, whole genome shotgun sequence, the following are encoded in one genomic region:
- the LOC126608346 gene encoding phytochrome-associated serine/threonine-protein phosphatase isoform X2 has product MDLDQWISKVKEGQHLLEDELQLLCEYVKEILIEESNVQPVNSPVTVCGDIHGQFHDLMKLFQTGGHVPETNYIFMGDFVDRGYNSLEVFTILLLLKARYPANITLLRGNHESRQLTQVLCVHGGLSPDIRTIDQIRVIERNCEIPHEGPFCDLMWSDPEDIETWAVSPRGAGWLFGSRVTSEFNHINNLDLVCRAHQLVQEGLKYMFQDKGLVTVWSAPNYCYRCGNVASILSFNDNMEREVKFFTETEENNQMRGPRTGVPYFL; this is encoded by the exons GTAAAAGAGATTCTTATTGAGGAGTCCAATGTGCAACCTGTAAACAGTCCGGTCACTGTTTGTGGCGATATTCATGGCCAATTCCACGACCTAATGAAACTTTTCCAGACTGGAGGCCATGTACCAGAGACAAATTACATATTTATG GGCGATTTTGTTGATCGAGGATACAATAGCCTTGAAGTTTTCACTATCCTTTTGCTTCTTAAGGCGAG ATATCCAGCTAATATTACCCTTTTGCGTGGTAATCATGAGAGCAGGCAACTTACCCAG GTGTTATGTGTCCATGGTGGACTTTCTCCTGACATCCGAACAATTGATCAG ATACGGGTCATTGAGCGAAATTGTGAAATTCCACATGAGGGGCCATTTTGTGATCTCATGTGGAGCGATCCTGAAGATATTGAAACATGGGCAGTAAGTCCGCGTGGAGCAGGTTGGCTGTTTGGATCCAGAGTCACTTCTGAG TTCAACCACATAAACAATCTAGATCTGGTTTGTCGAGCACACCAACTTGTTCAAGAAGGTCTTAAGTACATGTTTCAAGATAAAGGCCTTGTAACT GTCTGGTCTGCACCTAATTACTGTTATCGCTGTGGGAATGTGGCTTCTATCTTGAGTTTTAATGACAATATG GAGAGAGAGGTGAAGTTCTTCACTGAAACAGAGGAGAACAACCAGATGAGAGGACCGAGGACAGGAGTACCTTATTTCTTATGA
- the LOC126608346 gene encoding phytochrome-associated serine/threonine-protein phosphatase isoform X1 — MDLDQWISKVKEGQHLLEDELQLLCEYVKEILIEESNVQPVNSPVTVCGDIHGQFHDLMKLFQTGGHVPETNYIFMGDFVDRGYNSLEVFTILLLLKARYPANITLLRGNHESRQLTQVYGFYDECQRKYGNANAWRYCTDVFDYLTLSAIIDGTVLCVHGGLSPDIRTIDQIRVIERNCEIPHEGPFCDLMWSDPEDIETWAVSPRGAGWLFGSRVTSEFNHINNLDLVCRAHQLVQEGLKYMFQDKGLVTVWSAPNYCYRCGNVASILSFNDNMEREVKFFTETEENNQMRGPRTGVPYFL, encoded by the exons GTAAAAGAGATTCTTATTGAGGAGTCCAATGTGCAACCTGTAAACAGTCCGGTCACTGTTTGTGGCGATATTCATGGCCAATTCCACGACCTAATGAAACTTTTCCAGACTGGAGGCCATGTACCAGAGACAAATTACATATTTATG GGCGATTTTGTTGATCGAGGATACAATAGCCTTGAAGTTTTCACTATCCTTTTGCTTCTTAAGGCGAG ATATCCAGCTAATATTACCCTTTTGCGTGGTAATCATGAGAGCAGGCAACTTACCCAG GTATATGGCTTTTATGACGAATGCCAGAGGAAGTATGGAAATGCTAATGCCTGGCGGTATTGTACAGATGTTTTTGACTATCTGACACTATCGGCAATTATAGATGGAACT GTGTTATGTGTCCATGGTGGACTTTCTCCTGACATCCGAACAATTGATCAG ATACGGGTCATTGAGCGAAATTGTGAAATTCCACATGAGGGGCCATTTTGTGATCTCATGTGGAGCGATCCTGAAGATATTGAAACATGGGCAGTAAGTCCGCGTGGAGCAGGTTGGCTGTTTGGATCCAGAGTCACTTCTGAG TTCAACCACATAAACAATCTAGATCTGGTTTGTCGAGCACACCAACTTGTTCAAGAAGGTCTTAAGTACATGTTTCAAGATAAAGGCCTTGTAACT GTCTGGTCTGCACCTAATTACTGTTATCGCTGTGGGAATGTGGCTTCTATCTTGAGTTTTAATGACAATATG GAGAGAGAGGTGAAGTTCTTCACTGAAACAGAGGAGAACAACCAGATGAGAGGACCGAGGACAGGAGTACCTTATTTCTTATGA
- the LOC126608342 gene encoding uncharacterized protein LOC126608342: MGMVMRMHKQWQWRRGNLLPLVYLPVVVLSSFGGGAGSSLGFSVRASTSSEPTSRVRMSESEMQRPPVAKKVEHKMEMFGDVRVDNYYWLRDDSRSDPQVLSYLQQENDYTQFLMSGNKKFEDQLYSEIRGRIKEDDISAPERKGPYYYYQRTLNGMEYVQHCRRLIPKTSSEGDADLPVSVYDTMPTGPDAPPEHVIFDENVMAKNHAYYSIAAFKVSPNNNLVAYAEDTKGNEIYTVYVIDAETGAPVGLPLVGTTSYLEWAGNEALVYITMDETLRPDKAWLHKLGTEQSSDSCLYHELDDMFSIDLQASESKKFLFVASESKTTRFNFYLDNSKPEDGLMVLTPRLDGIDTFVSHRGNHFFIKRRSNQFFNSEVIACPLENTSETTVLLPHRESVKIQDIHLFSDHLVVYEREEGLPKVTIYQLPDVGQPLKTLHGGQAVKFLDPTYSVDPSESEFSSCILRFSYSSMKTPPSVYDYDMKTGVSVLKKIETVLGGFEASDYVTERKWASAPDGTQIPISIVYRKDIVKLDGSDPLLLYGYGSYEVCIDASFKASRLSLLDRGFIYAIAHIRGGGEMGRQWYENGKLLKKKNTFTDFIACAEYLIEKKYCYKERLCIDGRSAGGLLIGAVLNMRPDLFKAAVAGVPFVDVLTTMLDPTIPLTTSEWEEWGDPRKEEFYFYMKSYSPVDNVKAQNYPNILVTAGLNDPRVMYSEPAKFVANLRDKKTDKNIIMFKCELGAGHFSKSGRFEKLQEDAFIYTFIMKTLDMVPAGGSGGN, from the exons ATGGGAATGGTAATGAGAATGCATAAGCAGTGGCAGTGGCGCAGAGGGAACCTACTTCCGCTTGTCTACCTTCCAGTAGTCGTATTGTCGTCATTTGGTGGTGGCGCCGGTTCCTCTCTAGGTTTCTCCGTCCGAGCGTCCACGTCATCAGAACCCACATCAAGAGTGAGGATGAGTGAGAGTGAGATGCAGCGGCCTCCGGTGGCGAAGAAGGTGGAGCATAAGATGGAGATGTTCGGCGACGTCCGAGTGGACAACTACTATTGGCTCCGCGACGACTCTCGCTCCGACCCCCAAGTCCTCTCTTACCTTCAACAAGAAAACGATTATACTCAATTCCTCATGTCTG GAAATAAGAAATTCGAAGATCAACTCTACTCTGAGATTAGGGGGAGGATCAAGGAGGATGATATATCTGCACCTGAACGAAAAGGCCCCTACTATTACTATCAAAGGACTCTCAACGGTATGGAGTACGTTCAGCATTGTCGCCGCTTAATACCCAAAACCAGCAGCGAGGGTGATGCGGACCTCCCAGTATCTGTGTATGATACAATGCCCACCGGACCTGATGCTCCTCCGGAGCATGTAATCTTCGATGAGAATGTTATGGCTAAAAATCATGCCTATTATAGCATTGCTGCTTTTAAG GTTAGTCCAAACAACAATTTGGTGGCATATGCAGAAGACACCAAAGGAAATGAAATCTATACAGTTTATGTCATTGATGCCGAGACAGGTGCTCCTGTGGGTCTGCCTCTTGTTGGTACGACATCCTATCTTGAATGGGCCGGCAACGAGGCTTTAGTTTACATTACAATGGACGAGACCCTCCGCCCTGACAAG GCATGGTTACATAAGTTGGGGACAGAACAGTCAAGTGACTCCTGCCTCTATCACGAACTGGATGATATGTTTTCAATTGATCTTCAAGCTTCTGAGAGCAAAAAGTTCTTGTTTGTTGCATCCGAAAGTAAAACTACAAGATTCAACTTTTACCTTGATAATTCAAAGCCTGAAGATGGGCTTATGGTTCTGACACCTCGCCTAGATGGCATTGATACATTTGTTAGCCATCGAGgaaatcatttttttataaagaggAGGAGCAACCAGTTTTTTAATTCTGAAGTAATTGCTTGTCCATTGGAAAATACATCTGAAACTACAGTTCTTCTTCCACACAGGGAAAG TGTGAAAATTCAGGATATACATCTTTTTAGTGATCACCTTGTTGTATATGAACGTGAAGAGGGTCTACCAAAAGTCACTATCTATCAACTTCCAGATGTTGGACAACCACTTAAAACCCTTCATGGTGGTCAAGCTGTTAAATTTTTGGATCCCACATACTCTGTGGATCCATCAGAATCAGAATTTTCTTCCTGCATCTTACGATTTTCTTATAGCTCCATGAAAACACCTCCCTCTGTGTATGATTATGATATGAAGACAGGTGTTTCTGTTTTGAAGAAGATTGAAACG GTTTTGGGAGGTTTTGAAGCATCAGATTATGTTACAGAAAGGAAATGGGCTAGTGCTCCAGATGGTACTCAGATTCCAATATCAATTGTTTATAGGAAGGATATTGTAAAACTTGATGGATCTGATCCATTGCTACTCTATGGCTATGGCTCTTATGAG GTCTGTATAGATGCCAGCTTTAAAGCTTCAAGGCTCTCTTTGCTGGATAGGGGTTTTATATATGCTATAGCTCATATTCGTGGGGGTGGTGAAATGGGGAGGCAGTGGTACGAGAATGGAAAGTTgctgaagaagaaaaatactttTACAGATTTTATTGCTTGTGCTGAGTATTTGATAGAAAAGAAATATTGCTACAAAGAAAGATTATGCATTGATGGAAGGAGTGCAGGTGGATTGCTTATTGGTGCTGTTCTTAATATGAGGCCTGATTTGTTCAAGGCTGCTGTTGCTGGAGTGCCTTTTGTTGATGTTCTGACTACAATGCTTGACCCAACTATCCCCCTTACAACTTCAGAGTGGgag GAATGGGGTGACCCACGTAAAGAGGAGTTCTACTTTTACATGAAGTCATATTCCCCTGTTGATAAC GTTAAGGCTCAAAATTATCCGAACATTCTTGTTACTGCTGGTCTAAATG ATCCACGGGTTATGTACTCAGAACCTGCTAAATTTGTGGCAAATCTAAGGGATAAGAAGACTGATAAAAACATCATTATGTTTAAATGTGAACTTGGTGCTGGGCATTTTTCAAAGTCAGGGAG GTTTGAGAAGCTTCAAGAAGATGCCTTCATATATACCTTCATAATGAAGACTCTAGATATGGTTCCTGCCGGAGGGTCCGGGGGGAATTAA
- the LOC126608343 gene encoding probable leucine-rich repeat receptor-like protein kinase At1g35710: MLRLRHPPPPPKMRMPVLLFLLLTWRWRWRWVRTSNSNLSLLMFLSILLCSTSSVSSSSPAVCSEADRASLLSFKFKIFKDTTQMLSSWTGRDCCAGGWEGVECNPGGRVTVLQLQRPASGPDYMKGTLSPSLANLNFLEVLVISGLKLITGPIPQSFSNLIHLTQLSLEDNSLVGPIPSGLGLLSSLQSLSLSGNRFSGHIPPSLGHLLHLLQLGLARNSLTGPIPPTFLNFHALQYLDFSFNALSGPIPDFVGRQLQNLTYIDLSNNQLSGQMPISLFSLSKLLDLSLNHNQLTGIIPVQVAGLKSLTTLSLSANRLTGRIPVSISRLNNLWYLNLSRNGFSDALPQTLARGIPSLLSIDLSYNNLSLESVPYWIRSRQLRHVHLAGCQLRGSLPTFTMPDSLTSIDLSHNHFTGGISELLTNVTSLQSLNLSNNQLKSNLSEIKLPDAISSVDVHSNQLVGSLSRILNDRTSSFLEFLDVSHNQISGEIPEFKAGLRLKVLHMGGNKISGHIPNSVSNLTQLERFDVSRNQMTGTIPTSLGLLVKLKWLDVSINGLTGRIPNSLLGIEGLRHASFRANRLCGEIPQGRPFNIFPAAAYVHNLCLCGKPMPPCRGRGKKQEANMMNQ, encoded by the coding sequence ATGCTCCGACTTAGacatcctcctcctccccccAAAATGAGAATGCCggtcctcctcttcctcctcctcacaTGGAGATGGCGATGGAGATGGGTTCGTACTTCCAATTCCAACCTATCGTTgctcatgtttttgtcaatccTGCTGTGTTCTACATCCTCAGTGTCGTCGTCATCTCCGGCTGTTTGCTCAGAAGCAGATAGAGCCTCCCTTCTCAGcttcaaattcaaaattttcaaggacACAACGCAAATGCTGTCTTCGTGGACGGGCAGAGACTGCTGCGCCGGAGGCTGGGAAGGTGTTGAGTGCAACCCAGGTGGTAGGGTTACTGTCTTGCAGTTGCAGCGCCCAGCTTCCGGACCTGATTACATGAAGGGCACTCTCTCCCCTTCTCTTGCCAACTTGAATTTCTTGGAGGTACTCGTTATCAGTGGGCTGAAACTAATTACAGGTCCAATTCCTCAGAGCTTCTCCAATCTCATCCACCTCACCCAACTCTCCCTCGAAGACAACTCCCTCGTTGGCCCCATTCCTTCCGGTCTAGGCCTTTTGTCCTCCCTCCAGAGCCTCTCCCTCAGCGGCAACCGTTTCAGCGGCCACATTCCCCCAAGCCTAGGCCATCTtctccatcttctccaactaGGTTTAGCAAGAAACTCCCTCACAGGTCCTATCCCACCCACCTTTCTAAATTTCCATGCTCTGCAGTACCTTGATTTCAGCTTCAATGCCTTGTCCGGCCCCATTCCAGATTTCGTAGGTCGCCAGCTGCAAAACCTTACTTACATTGATCTCTCCAATAACCAGTTATCCGGTCAGATGCCCATTTCCCTCTTCAGCTTGTCCAAGCTTTTGGACCTGTCCTTGAACCACAACCAACTGACTGGCATCATCCCTGTTCAGGTTGCCGGACTCAAATCTCTCACCACTCTTTCGTTGAGCGCCAATCGACTTACAGGACGTATTCCGGTATCCATTTCAAGATTAAACAACCTTTGGTACCTCAATTTATCCAGGAACGGGTTTTCAGATGCTCTGCCTCAGACCCTTGCCAGGGGCATTCCTTCTCTCTTGTCCATAGACTTGTCTTACAACAATCTCAGTTTAGAGAGCGTTCCATATTGGATCAGAAGCAGACAACTCAGACATGTTCATCTTGCTGGCTGTCAATTGAGAGGATCCCTCCCAACATTTACAATGCCTGATTCCTTGACCTCTATTGACCTCTCTCACAATCATTTTACCGGTGGAATCTCAGAGCTCCTCACCAACGTGACAAGCTTGCAGAGCCTCAATCTCTCCAACAACCAATTGAAGTCGAATCTTTCAGAAATCAAATTGCCCGACGCAATTTCTTCTGTTGATGTGCACTCAAATCAGCTCGTGGGATCTCTCTCGAGAATCTTAAACGATAGGACAAGCAGTTTTTTGGAGTTTTTGGATGTCTCCCATAACCAAATTTCAGGTGAAATTCCAGAGTTTAAGGCAGGCTTGAGGCTCAAAGTGCTCCACATGGGAGGCAACAAGATTTCCGGTCACATCCCCAATTCAGTTTCAAACCTGACTCAACTTGAAAGGTTTGATGTATCAAGGAACCAGATGACAGGCACCATCCCTACAAGTTTGGGGTTGCTGGTGAAACTGAAATGGCTCGATGTGTCCATCAATGGGCTCACAGGAAGGATTCCAAATAGCCTATTGGGGATTGAAGGGCTCAGACACGCAAGCTTCAGGGCAAACAGGTTATGCGGAGAGATCCCACAAGGGAGACCATTCAACATTTTCCCTGCAGCTGCTTACGTGCACAATCTGTGCTTATGTGGCAAGCCAATGCCACCTTGCAGGGGCAGGGGAAAGAAACAAGAAGCAAATATGATGAACCAGTAA
- the LOC126608349 gene encoding high mobility group B protein 7-like yields MGGGSMKSNPTKARKRVEATETEENSLSMSTAPPLSLVRGKDGSAFARCDECNKDVPVALITMHSCSLDAKIKLNLKAQVVERPPEVKKKPPTETQRKKFTTATSQPKMSKRAKKDKDPNAPKRPLTAFFLFLDDFRKSYKEANPDSKGVKMVTKEGGEKWKSMTDEEKKPYVDKAAELKQEYKRALESDIAGDGDGGTADGVLEKEASEKEGEEEISDGDEE; encoded by the exons atggGAGGAGGGTCAATGAAATCGAACCCAACCAAGGCAAGGAAGAGAGTGGAGGCCACTGAGACTGAGGAGAACTCCTTGTCAATGTCAACAGCACCACCGCTTTCTCTCGTTCGTGGCAAGGATGGCAGTGCCTTTGCCCGATG CGATGAGTGCAACAAGGACGTGCCAGTGGCACTCATCACCATGCACAGCTGTAGCCTCGATGCCAAAATCAAGCTCAATCTCA AGGCTCAAGTTGTGGAAAGGCCCCCTGAAGTGAAAAAGAAGCCTCCCACTGAGACTCAGAG aaaGAAGTTCACTACCGCCACATCACAACCAAAGATGTCAAAGAGAGCCAAGAAGGACAAAGATCCAAATGCACCCAAGCGCCCTCTCACtgccttcttcctcttcct gGATGATTTCAGAAAATCCTACAAGGAAGCTAATCCTGATTCCAAAGGTGTTAAGATG GTTACAAAGGAGGGTGGTGAGAAGTGGAAGTCTATGACTGATGAG GAGAAGAAGCCCTATGTGGATAAGGCTGCTGAGCTTAAACAAGAGTACAAAAGAGCACTGGAGAGTGACATTGCAGGAGATGGCGAT GGTGGAACAGCTGATGGGGTTTTGGAGAAAGAAGCTTCAGAGAAGGAAGGGGAGGAAGAAATATCTGATGGTGATGAGGAGTAG